A window of Pectinophora gossypiella chromosome 12, ilPecGoss1.1, whole genome shotgun sequence contains these coding sequences:
- the LOC126371106 gene encoding juvenile hormone-binding protein-like isoform X2 → MGYLCLKLFAVLLFCSNITAYERLLTPCKQTDSVCLRTSCTELLNRTCKGVGEPYNIAPFDPLELPPMEFTGIGEPVTKINMRKIKVEGLKDMMLGELILDPVDKTIRFNATAVYLFSAGIKIDFVGKEKNYTGFAMTTLKTSVHVQYPFSLDRDENGGLHLVIHPETSTCEPMETPVFTYCPNLTEKLNNDLPQMALTTWPDKWGAPKAFTRYNV, encoded by the exons ATGGGTTATTTGTGTTTGAAATTGTTTGCTGTGCTACTATTCTGTTCTAATATCACTGCATATG aaCGTTTGCTAACACCGTGCAAACAGACAGATTCCGTTTGTCTAAGAACCTCGTGTACGGAGCTTTTAAATAGGACTTGCAAGGGTGTAGGTGAACCTTACAATATAGCGCCATTCGACCCGCTGGAGCTTCCTCCAATGGAATTTACTGGAATTGGTGAACCAGTAACAAAGATAAATATGAGGAAGATAAAAGTAGAAGGTTTGAAGGATATGATGCTTGGAGAATTGAT ACTGGATCCTGTGGACAAAACAATAAGATTTAACGCGACCGCTGTCTACTTATTTTCAGCTGGTATCAAAATCGACTTCGTTGGTAAAGAAAAGAACTATACTGGATTTGCGATGACaacattaa AAACGTCAGTTCACGTGCAATATCCCTTCAGTTTGGATAGAGATGAAAACGGAGGACTTCACTTGGTAATCCACCCTGAGACGTCGACTTGTGAACCAATGGAGACTCCGGTCTTCACATATTGTCCTAATTTGACGGAGAAACTGAACAATG atttgccgcagatggcattaactacttggccggacaaatggggagcgccaaaggctttcacccggtacaacgtttaa
- the LOC126371106 gene encoding juvenile hormone-binding protein-like isoform X1: MGYLCLKLFAVLLFCSNITAYERLLTPCKQTDSVCLRTSCTELLNRTCKGVGEPYNIAPFDPLELPPMEFTGIGEPVTKINMRKIKVEGLKDMMLGELILDPVDKTIRFNATAVYLFSAGIKIDFVGKEKNYTGFAMTTLKTSVHVQYPFSLDRDENGGLHLVIHPETSTCEPMETPVFTYCPNLTEKLNNDPDVKEMREKYKTEIMEVNRKFACTISDLAFPALIDVFRKASKIMTMQDYFLDFKEE, from the exons ATGGGTTATTTGTGTTTGAAATTGTTTGCTGTGCTACTATTCTGTTCTAATATCACTGCATATG aaCGTTTGCTAACACCGTGCAAACAGACAGATTCCGTTTGTCTAAGAACCTCGTGTACGGAGCTTTTAAATAGGACTTGCAAGGGTGTAGGTGAACCTTACAATATAGCGCCATTCGACCCGCTGGAGCTTCCTCCAATGGAATTTACTGGAATTGGTGAACCAGTAACAAAGATAAATATGAGGAAGATAAAAGTAGAAGGTTTGAAGGATATGATGCTTGGAGAATTGAT ACTGGATCCTGTGGACAAAACAATAAGATTTAACGCGACCGCTGTCTACTTATTTTCAGCTGGTATCAAAATCGACTTCGTTGGTAAAGAAAAGAACTATACTGGATTTGCGATGACaacattaa AAACGTCAGTTCACGTGCAATATCCCTTCAGTTTGGATAGAGATGAAAACGGAGGACTTCACTTGGTAATCCACCCTGAGACGTCGACTTGTGAACCAATGGAGACTCCGGTCTTCACATATTGTCCTAATTTGACGGAGAAACTGAACAATG atcCAGATGTCAAGGAAATGCGTGAGAAGTACAAGACTGAAATTATGGAAGTTAATAGGAAGTTTGCTTGTACAATTTCTGATTTGGCATTTCCTGCATTAATCGACGTATTCAGGAAGGCTTCCAAAATCATGACCATGCAAGATTATTTCTTGGATTTCAAGGAGGAATAA